TGGTGGGGGTGATCTCGGGCTCGCTGGAGGACCTGTGGCAGCAGCAGGTGAGCGTCGGCATCGGGCGCGAACTGCTGGCCCGCGACCTGTACGCGCTCATCGTGGACGCGGGGGGCGACCCGGAGCGCGAGCAGGCCCTGGCGCTGCAACTGCGCGACCAGAGCGTCGACGGTCTCATCCTGTCCCCGCTGGACCCCTCCGCGCCGCTCTGGGCGGACCTCGCCGAGACCCTGCCCGTGGTGGCCATCGGGGACTCCCTGCAGGGCGCGCGACCGACCGGCGAGGTGCTGTTCGACAACCGGGCGGGCGTGACGCTGGCGCTGGAGCACCTGCACCAGCTCGGGCACCGGCGCATCGCGGTGCTGACCTCGACCCAGCCCAGCACCCCGGACCGCCCGGCAGACACCTACGTGCTGGCCGAGGCGCGGCGGCTCGGTCTCGACGTCGCCGTGCGGACCGCGCCCCACTCCCTCGCCGAGGCCACCAAGGTGGCCAGGAAGGTGCTCTCCGCAAACAGCCGGCCCACCGCGCTGTTCTGCTTCTCCGACTCGATCGCCTACGGCGGGTATGCGGCAGCCCGGGACCTCTCCCTGCGGATCCCCGCCGACCTGTCGATCACCGGGTACGACAACCACCCGGTGTCGTGCCTGCTGTCCCCGCCCCTGACGACCTTCGACTGGGACCGCGAGGGGATCATCCGCACGGCGGTCCAGCTCGTGGTCGCCGCCATCAACGGCAGGCCGCGCCGGCGCCGGGTCGTCAAGACACCCGTGCTGCACCTGCGAGGGTCCACCGGCGCGCCCCCTCGACCCGGACCACGCCGCCGCTCCTGACCAGCTGTCGTTCCTGACCGGCCGCCGCTCCCGGCGGCCGCTCCTGACCAGCCGCCGCACCCGACCAGCCGCCGCACCCGACCAGCCGCCGCACCGGACTGGCCGCCGCACCCGACCAGCCGCCGCACCCGACCAGCCGCCGCACCGGACTGGCCGCCGCACCGGACTGGCCGTCGCACCCGACCAGCCGTCGCACCCGACCCGCCGCGGTTCCCGACCGGGGACGAGACCAGGTCACGACGCGGGCACCGCGCCGGCGAGCACCGGATCGAGGATCGCGACCGTGCGCGCCGCCCCGTCGCCCCGGCGGAGGCGGTCGAACGCCGCCTCGAGGCCGTCGAGGTCGGTGAGGTCGGAGACCCCCGTGGCGAGGTCGAGCAGCCCGTCGGCCGCCAGGCGCGCGAGCTCGGCGACGTCCGCGGCCGGATCCCCGGACCCGTAGTAGGAGCCCTTGAGGCCCTTCTCGGCGAGCAGCTCGATCCCCGGGACCGCCACCTCCACCCCCTTGGGCACGATCCCCACCACCACCGCGGTGGCGCCAGGTCGGAGCAGGTCCCAGGCCAGCCGGACCGTTTCGGGCTGCCCGACCACCTCGAACGCGTGGTCGACGCCGACGCTCGTGAGCCCGAGCGTCGCCGCGACCGGGTCGTCGCGCACCGAGTCCAGCACGTGCGTCGCCCCGGCCGCCAGCGCACGCTCGAGCTTGGCGGGGTCGCGGTCGACGGCGACAATGGGGTCGGCCCGGGCCAGGCGCGCGCCCGCGACGACCTGCAGGCCGACGCCCCCGCAGCCCACCACCGCCACGCTCTCGCCGGGCTCCACGCGCGCGGCGTGACGCACCGCGCCGACGCCGGTCACCACACCGCAGCCGATCACGGCCGCCTGCCACAGCGGCAGGACCGGCGGGATCGGGACGGCCGAACCAGCCGGGACCACGCTGCGCTCGGCGAAGCACGAGACGAAGTTGAAGTGCTTGAGTGGCCGGCCGTCAAGGAGCGACAGGCGCGAGGTCCCGTCGAGCAGGGTCCCCGCCCAGGACCGGCCGGCCGCCGTCCGGCACAAGTTGCGCCGTCCCGCCAGGCACTCAGGGCAGGTGCCGCAGCTCGGCACGAAGCAGAACGCCACCGGGTCACCGGGCGCCACATGACCGACTCCCGCGCCCACCTCCTCGACCACGCCCGAGCCCTCGTGGCCGAGCACGGTCGGCCAGCGCCCATCCCCGAGGTGCCCCTCGGCGAGGTGCAGGTCGGAGTGGCAGACCCCGGCCGCCGCGACGCGCACGAGCACCTCGCCGGCGCGCGGCGGTTCCAGCCGGACCTCCTCGACCACGAGGGGCCTCCGGGCCTCGTGCAGCACCGCTGCCCGCACCGTGCGGGTCTCGTGCGCCACCACCGGACCTCAGCCGACCCGGTAGGGCTCGAGGGCCTCGAGGTCGGGGGTGACGCCGAGGCCGGCACCGGGCGGGGGCGCGATCGTGCCGTCGGCGGCGACCTCGACCGGCTCGGGCAGCAGCCAGTCGCGGCGCTCCGCGGACCACAGCGGTGGGTCGAGCGGCACCTCGACGTACGGGCAGGTCGAGACCGCGAGCGCAAGGTGGAGGTTGGCCACCAGCCCGAGACCGTTGCTCCAGGTGTGCGGCGAGAACATCCTGCCGCACAGGCTCGCCAGGGCGGCGATCCGCCGGCACCCGGCGATCCCGCCGGCGAGCACGGCGTCGGGCTGGACGACGTCGACCCCGCCGCGCAGCACGAGGTCGCGCGCCTCGTGGAGGTGCCGGACCATCTCGCCGGCCGCGAGCCGCATCGACGTGCGGTGTCGCAGCGCCCTGTAGCCGTCGACGTCGTCGGTCCGCAGCGGCTCCTCGAGCCAGTAGACGCCCAGCCGCTCGAGCTGGGCCGCGCACTGCGCGGCCGTCGGCACGTCCCACCGGGGCGTGACGTCGCCGGCCATGCGCCATCCCTGGTTGGCGTCGACCATCAGCTCCACCTGGGAGCCGAGCGCGTCGCGCACCGCCTCCACCACCTCGAGGTCGCGCCGCCAGTCGTGGTGGAAGCGCAGCTTCACCGCGCGGATGCCTCGCTGCTGCAGCTCCTTGACCCGACGCACCCGCTCCTCGGGCTCCACCAGCTCGCCGGTGGACGCATAGGCCACCAGCCGCTCCGAGCGCCCCCCGAGCAGCTGCCACAGCGGCAGGCCGAGCGCCCGCCCGACCAGGTCCCAGACGGCCACCTCAACGGTCCACGGGCGACCGCCGTGGAAGTCCACGGTCTCGCACAGCTCGAGGACGCGCTCGGTCCGCCGCGGGTCCACGCCGACCAGCAGCGCCTCGAGCTGGCGGGCGTCGGGCAGGTGGCCGCCGCTCGCGTAGCCGGCGAGCCCGTCGTCGGCGCGCACCACCACGATGGTGGCGTCGAGCGCCGCGCGGGGCGCCGGGTCCCAGGCGGCCCGGAACGCCGGCTCGAGCCGCGCGCGGTAGCGGCGGGTCTCGACGGCCGCGATGCGCACCCTCAGTCACCCCCACCCTCAGTCGCCCCCGTAGAAGGGCGTGCTCGCGGCCTCGCGGCGCGCCGCCAGCGCGGTGACCTCCTCTGCAGAGGGAGGCCGCAGCGCGTCGGCGAGCGCGCGGAAGGTGGCGCTGCGGCTGGCCTTGCGGACCGCGGTCTCGTCGTGGGCGGCGGGGTCGATCCAGACCGCGACGAGCAGCAGCAGCTCGGCCGCGTCACCAGGGTCGACCATCCCCTCGGCGACCGCGTCGAGCACGCCCTGGGCGATTCCGAGCTGGGCCGCGCCCCAGACGAGCCGGGACTGGGCCTGGTCCTCGAGCGGCGCCTTGTTCACGACCACGGTGGTGGGGCGCACCATCGCCCCACGCTCGAGGCAGGCGATGAACGGCAGGTGCCCGGGGCGCGGCGAAGCGAGCGCGGCCGCCACCGCGGCGCCCGTGGCCGAGCCGCGACGGGCCGCGACGACGTTGACGTGGCTGCCGTTGGGGTCCTCGCCGGCCCAGCCCTCGCCGATGCGCCCGTCCACGGGGTCGGTGCCCATCACGCCTCCTTCACCGGGGTCATGCCTCCTTCACCGGAGTGCCTGCGCCGCCGGCCGGCCGCCGCCGCCGGCGTCGCTGCCGCCGCCGGGGCTCGAGCAGGACCCGGCGCGCCCCGCCCGAGCGTAGCAGCGCGAACGCTGCCTCGACCTCCTCGAGCGGCAAGCGGTGTGAGATCAGGCGGTCGAGCGGGAGGCGCCCCGAGCGGTACAGCCCGAGGATCGTGGGGAAGTCCCGCGCCGGCTGCGTCGAGCCGTACGCGCTGCCGAGCACCCGGCGTTCCATCCGGGGGACCGAGAGCGCGGGCAGGCGCAGCTCGGCGTCGGCGCGCGGGATCCCCACCAGGACCGCGGCGCCGCGCGCGCGCGTCGACAGGAACGCCGCCTCGGCCACCTCGGGCCGGCCGCTGGCCTCGACCGCGTAGTCCACCCCGCCGCCGCTCGCCGCGCGCACCGCCTCGGCGGTCGCCTCAGGGTCGCCGGCCCAGCGCACGGCGTCGGTCGCGCCCAGCGCCAGGGCCGCCTCGAGCTTCTCGGGCGAGACGTCGACGGCCAGCACCGGTGCGGCGCCGGCCGCGACCGCGCCGAGGATGGCGGACAGCCCCACTCCGCCGCAGCCGAGCACGGCGACGCGCTCGCCCGGGCGCACGCCCGCGGTGTTCCAGACCGCCCCGACGCCGGTCGCGACCGCGCACCCGACGAGCGCCGCCACCTCCAGCGGTACGTCCGCGTCGACCGGCACGCACGAGCGCTCGGCCACTACCGCGCGCTCGGCGAAAGTCGACAGCAGCGAGTAGTGGTAGACGGGCTCGCCCTGGCGCGACAGGCGCGGCGTGCCGTCGAGCAGGCCGCCGTGGCCCATGGCCCCCCAGGCCGTGCGGCACAGGTGGGCGAGGCCCCGCAGGCACTCCTCGCAGCGCCCGCACCACGGGATCCAGGAGAGCGCCACCGGCTGGCCGGGACGGAGCGCCACGCCCGGCCCCGCCTGCTCCACCACCCCGGCGCCCTCATGCCCCAGCACGACAGGGCAGCGTGTGGGCGCGGTGCCGTCGATGGCGTTGAGGTCGGAGTGGCACACGCCGCTGGCGTGGAGCCGCACGAGCACCTCGCCCGGCCCGGGCGGGGCGAGCTCGACCTCGGTCACTTCGAGCCTGGCGCCGGTCTCGGGCAGCACGACGGCGAGGACCGTCGTCACGGCCCGGGCTCGGCCGTCACGCTCCCTGTCGCGCCCAGCTGCAGGCGCCGCAGCTCCTCGATGGGGATGTGGCAGCGTATGAGGTGGCCGGGCTCGACCTCGGCCAGCAGGGGCTCGCTCTGCTCGCAGATCGGGCCCAGCTTGCGGGGGCAGCGCGTGTGGAACACGCAGCCCGAGGGCGGGGAGGCGGCGCTCGGGATCTCGCCGGAGAGCCGGATGCGCTCGCGAGTCCCGCCGCGGCCCTGCTCCTGGCCGTGGCCGGTGGCCAGGATCGGCGCCGCCGACAAGAGCGCCTCGGTGTAGGGGTGGTGGGGCCCCCGGAACACGACGTCGGCCGGGCCCACCTCCATCAGGCGCCCGAGGTACAGCACCGCGATCCGGTCGGCGACGAAGCGCACCACGCCCAGGTCGTGGGAGATGAACAGGTAGGTGACGCCCTCGTCGCGCTGCAGGTCCACCAGCAGGTTGAGGATCGCGGCCTGCACCGAGACGTCGAGCGCGGAGGTGGGCTCGTCGCACACCACCACACGGGGCTCCCCGGCGAACGCACGGGCGATGGCCACACGCTGCTTGAGGCCCCCCGAGAGCTGTGCCGGCTTGGCGTCGAGCGCGGGCCGGTCGAGCCGGACCGAGCGCGTCAGCTCCATGATGCGCCGCTCGCGCTCGTCGCCGCGCAGCCCCAGGAGCTTGGCCAGCGCCCGGCCGATGATCCGGTGCACCGAGTGCCGGCGGTTGAGCGAGGAGTCGGGGTTCTGGAACACGATCTGGATCTCGCGCACCTGCTCCGGCGAGCGGTGCACGATCCTGGGATCCAGCGGCGCGTCGTCCAGCTCGACGACCGAGCCCTTGTCGGGTCCGGTGAGCCCGAGCAGCGACCGTGCCAGGGTGGTCTTGCCGCTGCCCGACTCGCCCACGAGGCCGAGCACCTCCCCGCGCCGGATCGCGAGCGAGATGTCGGTGAGCGCCTGCACCTCGCGCCCCTCCTGGTGGAACGTCTTGGACAGGTGGTCCAGCCGCACGACCGGCCCTGCCGCAGCCGGTGCCCCGGCGTCCGGCCGACCGTCCCCGCCCGGGCCCCGCGCGCCGGCGGGGGCCTCCCGCGCCGCCGAGGGCGGACCATCGCCGCCAGGGCCCCGCGCGCCGGCGGGCACCTCCCGCTCGACCGAGACCGGGAGCTCCTGGGCTCGCTCGTGGAAGAAGCAGCGGCTCTGGTGGCCGGCGCCCGTCTCGTAGAGGGCCGGCTCCTCCTGGCGGCAGCGCTCCTCGGCCAGCCCGCAGCGGTCGGCGAACACACACCCCGGGATCACCGCCCCGATGGGCGGGGGGAACCCGGGGATGGTGTCGAGCACGCCCCGGTCCTTGCTGTCGCCCCACTTGGGGACGGCTCGCAGCAGGCCCACGGTGTAGGGGTGGCGCGGGTCGCCGAGCAGCGTGCTGGTCGCACCCTCCTCCACCAGCCGTCCGGCGTACAGGACCCCGATGCGGTCGCACATGCGCGCGATCACGCCGAGGTTGTGGCTGATGAACAGCACGCTCGTCTGGTACTCGCGCCGCAGCGCCGCCACCAGGTCGAGCACCTCCGCCTCCACCGTCGCGTCGAGCCCGGTGGTGGGCTCGTCGAGGATCAGCAGCGAGGGGTTGGCCGCCAGCGCCATCGCGATGACCACCCGCTGCTGCATGCCGCCGGAGAGCTGGTGGGGGTAGCGGCGCATCACGCCAACGGGGTCGGAGATCTGGACCTTCTGGAGCATCGCGCGGGCACGCTGGTGCGTCTCGTCCTTGGCCGTGCCCAGGACCCGGAAGGACTCGGCCACCTGGTCGCCAACCCGGATCGAGGGGTTCAGGGCGGTCCCGGGGTTCTGGTAGACCATCGAGACGGTATGGGAGCGCAGCCGCCTGAGCCCCTCCTCGTCCATGCGGAACAGGTCGGCGCCGTCGATGCGGATCTCGCCCGACGTCACCCGCGCGTTGCGGGGCAGGTAGCGCATGGCGGCGAAGGCGACCGTGGACTTGCCGCAGCCGGACTCGCCGACCAGCCCGTAGGACTCGCCGCGGGCCACCTCGAAGCTGACGCCGCGGACAGCCTCCCGGTCCCTGCCCCGCACGCGGTAGGCGAGCCTGAAGTCCGACACCTCGAGGGCCGGGACGGCCGCGGGCACGGTGGCACCGGGCTCGAGCGGCGCAGCGGCGCTCACCGTTCGAACACCTGGGTGAGCGCGTCGGAGACGAGGTTCACGCCGACGACCAGGCTGGCGATGGCGATGGCCGGGAACAGCGTCGGCCACCAGATGCCGCCCGGGAGGAACCCGTAGTCGTTGAAGATCGTGACCCCCCAGTCCGGCGCGGGCGGCTGGATGCCGAACCCCAGGAACGACAGCGTGGCGATCAGAAAGATCGCATAGCCGAGCCGCACCGTGAACTCCACCAGGATCGGC
This region of Actinomycetes bacterium genomic DNA includes:
- a CDS encoding LacI family DNA-binding transcriptional regulator; this encodes MSRPRKRVTIQQVAEAVGLSAAAVSYALRGSHVSKETEERVRRVATELGYEAHPIARALASGRTSMVGVISGSLEDLWQQQVSVGIGRELLARDLYALIVDAGGDPEREQALALQLRDQSVDGLILSPLDPSAPLWADLAETLPVVAIGDSLQGARPTGEVLFDNRAGVTLALEHLHQLGHRRIAVLTSTQPSTPDRPADTYVLAEARRLGLDVAVRTAPHSLAEATKVARKVLSANSRPTALFCFSDSIAYGGYAAARDLSLRIPADLSITGYDNHPVSCLLSPPLTTFDWDREGIIRTAVQLVVAAINGRPRRRRVVKTPVLHLRGSTGAPPRPGPRRRS
- a CDS encoding alcohol dehydrogenase catalytic domain-containing protein; translation: MAHETRTVRAAVLHEARRPLVVEEVRLEPPRAGEVLVRVAAAGVCHSDLHLAEGHLGDGRWPTVLGHEGSGVVEEVGAGVGHVAPGDPVAFCFVPSCGTCPECLAGRRNLCRTAAGRSWAGTLLDGTSRLSLLDGRPLKHFNFVSCFAERSVVPAGSAVPIPPVLPLWQAAVIGCGVVTGVGAVRHAARVEPGESVAVVGCGGVGLQVVAGARLARADPIVAVDRDPAKLERALAAGATHVLDSVRDDPVAATLGLTSVGVDHAFEVVGQPETVRLAWDLLRPGATAVVVGIVPKGVEVAVPGIELLAEKGLKGSYYGSGDPAADVAELARLAADGLLDLATGVSDLTDLDGLEAAFDRLRRGDGAARTVAILDPVLAGAVPAS
- a CDS encoding alcohol dehydrogenase catalytic domain-containing protein — its product is MTTVLAVVLPETGARLEVTEVELAPPGPGEVLVRLHASGVCHSDLNAIDGTAPTRCPVVLGHEGAGVVEQAGPGVALRPGQPVALSWIPWCGRCEECLRGLAHLCRTAWGAMGHGGLLDGTPRLSRQGEPVYHYSLLSTFAERAVVAERSCVPVDADVPLEVAALVGCAVATGVGAVWNTAGVRPGERVAVLGCGGVGLSAILGAVAAGAAPVLAVDVSPEKLEAALALGATDAVRWAGDPEATAEAVRAASGGGVDYAVEASGRPEVAEAAFLSTRARGAAVLVGIPRADAELRLPALSVPRMERRVLGSAYGSTQPARDFPTILGLYRSGRLPLDRLISHRLPLEEVEAAFALLRSGGARRVLLEPRRRQRRRRRRPAGGAGTPVKEA
- a CDS encoding mandelate racemase/muconate lactonizing enzyme family protein, with amino-acid sequence MRIAAVETRRYRARLEPAFRAAWDPAPRAALDATIVVVRADDGLAGYASGGHLPDARQLEALLVGVDPRRTERVLELCETVDFHGGRPWTVEVAVWDLVGRALGLPLWQLLGGRSERLVAYASTGELVEPEERVRRVKELQQRGIRAVKLRFHHDWRRDLEVVEAVRDALGSQVELMVDANQGWRMAGDVTPRWDVPTAAQCAAQLERLGVYWLEEPLRTDDVDGYRALRHRTSMRLAAGEMVRHLHEARDLVLRGGVDVVQPDAVLAGGIAGCRRIAALASLCGRMFSPHTWSNGLGLVANLHLALAVSTCPYVEVPLDPPLWSAERRDWLLPEPVEVAADGTIAPPPGAGLGVTPDLEALEPYRVG
- a CDS encoding formaldehyde-activating enzyme; amino-acid sequence: MGTDPVDGRIGEGWAGEDPNGSHVNVVAARRGSATGAAVAAALASPRPGHLPFIACLERGAMVRPTTVVVNKAPLEDQAQSRLVWGAAQLGIAQGVLDAVAEGMVDPGDAAELLLLVAVWIDPAAHDETAVRKASRSATFRALADALRPPSAEEVTALAARREAASTPFYGGD
- a CDS encoding ABC transporter ATP-binding protein, translating into MPAAVPALEVSDFRLAYRVRGRDREAVRGVSFEVARGESYGLVGESGCGKSTVAFAAMRYLPRNARVTSGEIRIDGADLFRMDEEGLRRLRSHTVSMVYQNPGTALNPSIRVGDQVAESFRVLGTAKDETHQRARAMLQKVQISDPVGVMRRYPHQLSGGMQQRVVIAMALAANPSLLILDEPTTGLDATVEAEVLDLVAALRREYQTSVLFISHNLGVIARMCDRIGVLYAGRLVEEGATSTLLGDPRHPYTVGLLRAVPKWGDSKDRGVLDTIPGFPPPIGAVIPGCVFADRCGLAEERCRQEEPALYETGAGHQSRCFFHERAQELPVSVEREVPAGARGPGGDGPPSAAREAPAGARGPGGDGRPDAGAPAAAGPVVRLDHLSKTFHQEGREVQALTDISLAIRRGEVLGLVGESGSGKTTLARSLLGLTGPDKGSVVELDDAPLDPRIVHRSPEQVREIQIVFQNPDSSLNRRHSVHRIIGRALAKLLGLRGDERERRIMELTRSVRLDRPALDAKPAQLSGGLKQRVAIARAFAGEPRVVVCDEPTSALDVSVQAAILNLLVDLQRDEGVTYLFISHDLGVVRFVADRIAVLYLGRLMEVGPADVVFRGPHHPYTEALLSAAPILATGHGQEQGRGGTRERIRLSGEIPSAASPPSGCVFHTRCPRKLGPICEQSEPLLAEVEPGHLIRCHIPIEELRRLQLGATGSVTAEPGP